The following coding sequences are from one Salvia hispanica cultivar TCC Black 2014 chromosome 3, UniMelb_Shisp_WGS_1.0, whole genome shotgun sequence window:
- the LOC125213618 gene encoding 8-hydroxygeraniol dehydrogenase-like has translation MAKSHETEHPVKAIGLAATDSSGHLSPFKFSRRATGDDDVQFKVLYCGICHTDLHYLKNEWGVTQYPIVPGHEIVGVVTEVGKKVEKVKVGDKVGVGCMVGSCRSCESCKEDLENYCPKIIPTYAAPYHDGTITYGGYSDIMVTDEHFIVRIPENMPLDAAAPLLCAGITTYSPMRYFGLDKPGMHIGVVGLGGLGHVAVKFAKAFGCKVTVISTSLSKKDEALSHLGADSFLISKDADEMQGAVGTMDGIIDTVSAHHALMPLIGLLKAHGKLIMVGAPDKPLELPVFPLLAGRKMISGSGIGGMKETQEMIDFAAKHNIKADIELISADYVNTALERLAKADVKYRFVIDVANTLQQS, from the exons ATGGCGAAATCACATGAAACAGAGCACCCTGTGAAGGCCATTGGATTGGCTGCCACAGACTCATCTGGCCATCTCTCTCCTTTCAAATTCTCCAGAAG GGCAACTGGTGATGACGATGTGCAATTCAAAGTGTTGTATTGTGGGATTTGCCACACCGATCTTCATTACCTCAAAAACGAGTGGGGCGTCACTCAATATCCCATTGTTCCTGG GCATGAGATTGTTGGTGTGGTGACAGAGGTGGGAAAGAAGGTTGAGAAGGTCAAAGTCGGAGACAAGGTTGGTGTGGGATGCATGGTCGGATCCTGTCGATCGTGCGAGAGCTGCAAGGAAGATCTTGAGAATTACTGCCCCAAGATCATCCCCACTTACGCTGCTCCCTACCATGATGGCACCATCACCTACGGTGGTTACTCCGATATCATGGTTACTGACGAGCATTTCATTGTTCGTATCCCTGAAAACATGCCATTGGATGCTGCTGCTCCTCTTCTATGTGCCGGCATCACCACCTACAGCCCCATGAGATACTTTGGACTAGACAAGCCCGGGATGCACATCGGAGTTGTGGGTTTGGGTGGACTAGGCCATGTCGCCGTTAAATTTGCCAAGGCTTTCGGCTGCAAGGTCACAGTCATTAGTACTTCCCTCAGCAAAAAGGACGAGGCACTTTCACATTTGGGCGCAGATTCGTTCTTGATCAGCAAAGATGCTGATGAAATGCAG ggTGCCGTTGGAACAATGGATGGTATTATTGATACAGTATCAGCACATCATGCTTTGATGCCACTCATTGGCCTCCTGAAGGCTCATGGAAAGCTCATCATGGTTGGTGCCCCAGATAAGCCTCTCGAGTTACCGGTTTTTCCTCTCCTTGCAG GGAGAAAGATGATTTCTGGGAGTGGGATTGGAGGGATGAAAGAGACTcaagaaatgattgatttcGCGGCCAAGCACAACATAAAGGCTGATATTGAACTAATTTCAGCTGACTATGTTAACACTGCGTTGGAGCGGTTGGCCAAAGCTGATGTGAAGTATCGCTTTGTGATAGATGTTGCCAACACTCTCCAACAATCTTGA
- the LOC125213619 gene encoding 8-hydroxygeraniol dehydrogenase-like has product MAKSHETEHPVKAFGLAATDSSGHLSPFKFSRRATGDDDVQFKVLYCGICHTDLHYLKNEWGVTPYPIVPGHEIVGVVTEVGKKVEKVKVGDKVGVGCMVGSCRSCESCQEDLENYCPKIIPTYAAPYHDGTITYGGYSDIMVADEHFIVRIPENMPLDAAAPLLCAGITTYSPMRYFGLDKPGMHIGVVGLGGLGHVAVKFAKAFGCKVTVISTSLSKKDEALSHLGADSFLISKDADEMQGAMGTMDGIIDTVSAHHALMPLIGLLKAHGKLIMLGAPDKPLELPVFPLLAGRKMISGSGIGGMKETQEMIDFAAKHNIKADIELISADYVNTALERLTKADVKYRFVIDVANTLQQS; this is encoded by the exons ATGGCGAAATCACACGAAACAGAGCACCCTGTGAAGGCATTTGGATTGGCAGCCACAGACTCATCTGGCCATCTCTCCCCCTTCAAATTCTCCAGAAG GGCAACtggtgatgatgatgtgcAGTTCAAAGTGTTGTATTGTGGGATCTGCCACACCGATCTTCATTACCTCAAGAACGAGTGGGGAGTCACTCCATATCCCATTGTTCCTGG GCATGAGATTGTTGGTGTGGTAACAGAGGTGGGAAAGAAGGTTGAGAAGGTCAAAGTTGGAGACAAAGTTGGTGTGGGATGCATGGTCGGATCTTGTCGATCGTGCGAGAGCTGCCAGGAAGATCTTGAGAATTACTGCCCCAAGATCATCCCCACTTACGCTGCTCCCTACCATGATGGCACCATCACCTATGGTGGTTACTCCGATATCATGGTTGCTGATGAGCATTTCATTGTTCGTATTCCCGAAAATATGCCATTGGATGCTGCTGCTCCTCTTCTATGTGCCGGCATCACCACCTACAGCCCCATGAGATACTTTGGACTAGACAAGCCCGGGATGCACATCGGAGTTGTTGGTTTGGGCGGACTAGGCCATGTTGCTGTCAAATTTGCCAAGGCTTTCGGCTGCAAGGTCACAGTCATTAGCACTTCCCTCAGCAAAAAGGACGAAGCGCTTTCGCATTTGGGCGCAGATTCGTTCTTGATCAGCAAAGATGCTGATGAAATGCAG GGTGCTATGGGAACAATGGATGGTATTATTGATACAGTATCAGCACATCATGCTTTGATGCCACTCATTGGCCTCTTGAAGGCTCACGGAAAGCTCATAATGCTTGGCGCCCCAGATAAGCCTCTCGAGCTACCGGTTTTTCCTCTACTTGCAG GGAGAAAGATGATATCCGGGAGTGGGATCGGGGGAATGAAAGAGACCCAAGAGATGATTGATTTTGCAGCCAAGCACAATATAAAGGCGGATATTGAACTAATTTCAGCAGACTACGTTAACACTGCTTTAGAGAGGCTGACCAAGGCTGATGTGAAGTATCGGTTTGTGATAGATGTTGCCAACACTCTCCAACAATCTTGA